In a genomic window of Quercus lobata isolate SW786 chromosome 4, ValleyOak3.0 Primary Assembly, whole genome shotgun sequence:
- the LOC115985492 gene encoding LOW QUALITY PROTEIN: phospholipase A1 PLIP1, chloroplastic (The sequence of the model RefSeq protein was modified relative to this genomic sequence to represent the inferred CDS: inserted 1 base in 1 codon; substituted 3 bases at 3 genomic stop codons): MVCTTVSIPTSPVATTTKDIFKEHNGLHRSLSSKDLHNRATGIRRSYSDNHLCYSVNHIQATATQPEQKNSRSMGIFPFQLSGSIIPNSVRSFLFDPETSKGMNVVEKDMNIKENSVNSSEGEERKRLNWVERLLELRSHWRDRQQKESVDKDEACEGDDIGDCDYWTVDYSAEEEEVXVRHNRESFSXLLVRVPWSDTKLFSKLAFLSNMAYVIPEIEAKDLKKYYGLXFVTSSPEKKAEAAVIKAKLDEDSTRVPEIASINIDASSQKAVDFEKKCPIHPSVAYEIAASAASYVQSQEEGESSTRLYKSEVAAYMAASTMTVVVAAGEREKLEAARVLQSLHSSPCEWFVCDDLSTYTRCFVIQGSDSLASWQANLFFEPTKSEGTDVLVHRGIYEAAKGIYEQYMPEIIEHMNKYGDRAKLQFTGHSLGGSLSLLVNLMLLTRKVVKPSHLRPVVTFGSPFVFCGGQNLLDELGLDESNIHCVMMHRDIVPRAFSCNYPDHVASLLKRLNGSFRSHSCLIKNKLLYSPLGKLFILQPDEKSSPAHPLLPPDSALYILEKTQIGYSTSALRAFLNCPHPLETLGDPTAYGSEGTICRDHDSSNYLKAVNGVLRQRSKMVVRKVREQRNLLWPLLTSPSXHTWNYESDWSKSSLATKEIMTGV, encoded by the exons ATGGTATGCACAACGGTGTCCATTCCAACATCTCCAGTTGCCACAACAACAAAAGACATCTTCAAGGAGCACAATGGTCTTCACCGCTCACTCTCTAGCAAGGACCTTCATAATAGAGCCACTGGTATCCGGAGGTCCTACTCTGATAACCACCTTTGTTATTCTGTAAACCATATTCAAGCCACAGCAACACAACCAGAACAAAAGAACAGTCGTTCAATGGGAATTTTCCCATTTCAATTATCTGGCTCCATTATTCCAAATTCAGTTCGATCATTCTTGTTTGACCCGGAGACTAGTAAGGGCATGAATGTAGTTGAGAAAGATATGAATATAAAGGAGAACTCGGTGAATAGTAGCGAAGGAGAGGAAAGAAAGAGATTGAATTGGGTGGAGAGGCTGTTGGAATTAAGAAGTCATTGGAGAGATAGGCAGCAGAAGGAGAGTGTGGATAAAGATGAGGCTTGTGAAGGAGATGACATTGGTGATTGTGATTATTGGACAGTTGATTATAgtgcagaagaagaagaagtataaGTGAGACATAATCGTGAATCATTCTCATGACTTTTGGTCCGAGTACCATGGTCTGATACCAAGCTATTCTCTAAATTGGCGTTTTTGAGCAACATGGCTTATGTGATACCAGAGATCGAG GCCAaggatttgaaaaaatattatggCCTATAATTTGTAACATCGTCACCAGAGAAGAAAGCAGAGGCCGCTGTTATTAAAGCCAAGCTGGATGAGGACTCCACTAGAGTACCCGAAATTGCCTCAATAAATATTGATGCCAGTTCACAGAAAGCTGtggattttgagaagaaatgtcCCATCCACCCATCTGTTGCTTACGAGATTGCTGCCTCAGCTGCATCTTATGTCCAAT CACAAGAGGAGGGAGAGAGTTCAACCCGATTATATAAGTCAGAGGTGGCCGCTTACATGGCAGCTTCAACAATGACTGTAGTGGTTGCTGCCGGAGAGAGGGAAAAGCTGGAGGCAGCAAGGGTCCTTCAGTCACTCCATTCATCACCTTGTGAATGGTTTGTCTGTGATGATTTAAGCACTTATACTCGCTGCTTTGTGATTCAG GGATCAGACTCTTTAGCATCTTGGCAAGCAAACCTTTTCTTTGAACCAACTAAATCTGAG GGTACAGATGTGCTTGTTCATAGAGGAATTTATGAAGCTGCAAAGGGAATATATGAGCAATACATGCCAGAAATAATTGAACATATGAACAAATATGGGGATCGTGCAAAACTTCAATTTACTGGACACTCTCTTGGGGGTAGTCTCTCTCTTTTAGTCAACTTGATGCTACTGACCAGAAAGGTTGTCAAGCCCTCCCATCTACGGCCAGTTGTCACTTTCGGCTCGCCATTTGTGTTCTGTGGAGGTCAGAACTTGCTTGATGAGTTGGGTTTGGATGAGAGCAACATTCATTGTGTGATGATGCATAGAGATATTGTCCCTAGAGCCTTCTCTTGCAACTACCCTGATCATGTTGCCTCACTGTTGAAGCGTTTAAATGGATCCTTTCGCTCACATTcttgtttaataaaaaat AAATTATTATACTCTCCTTTGGGCAAACTATTCATTCTTCAACCTGATGAGAAGTCATCACCTGCACATCCATTACTCCCACCAGACAGTGCTCTATATATATTGGAAAAGACCCAGATTGGGTACTCTACAAGTGCCCTAAGAGCCTTCCTCAATTGTCCACATCCACTAGAGACCCTAGGCGATCCAACAGCCTATGGTTCAGAAGGTACAATCTGCAGAGACCATGACTCAAGCAACTATCTGAAGGCTGTGAATGGGGTTTTAAGGCAACGTTCAAAGATGGTTGTTCGGAAAGTAAGAGAACAGAGGAATCTGCTGTGGCCGCTTCTTACTTCACCTT CACACACATGGAACTACGAGAGTGATTGGAGCAAAAGCAGTTTAGCGACCAAGGAGATAATGACTGGCGTTTGA